AATTAAGAATCATCGTTACTACAGCGACTCTACAACAGGTGAATGATATTCTACAATGTATGGATGCCAAGTCTGCATCAACTAGCAGGAAACAATGACAATTAGTGTGTTCTTCAATATCTGCTGTTACACAAAGcaaagtgtttggtttgtttttacattttgtacgGCACACTAAtacaaactttacatttttatcatgtttaatGTAGCTgaggtgagttttttttttttttttttaaacttaagtCATTTCAGCAATGTCTACATTCATAATTCATGCCCACAGTCAtctttctattattattatgctaATTAATGTAACCATGGGACCAACACTCTTGGTCACGGTTGCTATGGAAATATAGGACACTAGAGGTGTGTAATGTCTTTCAGTGGTAATAAGATGTTACAATAAAGGTAACTATTTCTGCAGCCCTGCAGAGAAAGAGATTGGCTGAAGGTTcacaatgtatgtgtgtatgcatttttGTGCATCATGTAATTCTGGCACATGAAGAAGTTATATGTAGATATTCAAAACAACATGCTTCAAATGGTTTCTATGtgttgaatatatatatatatatagtaacacatattttatattttatctcaCATTTTTTCTACACACTGAGACCAGATCAATGCAACAGACTCTTGATGTGTCCCTAGCTTTGGTGTATATGAGGGGTAAAGGTTTAATAATTCATGTAGAATGTAATCTGACTACAGCAACAGACAAGGAGTCACAGGGTGGCACGATGAACTGTGGACTCCTGGAGCAGCACAGTCATGATGATAAAGGAACACCAGAGCCTCTTGAGGATACGTGTTCTAGCCCTTCACAAATTCACATCTCTCAGACAACGGGAGACAGAGACCACACTTGAAACATGGCCTCCTAAATGCCACAGATTTTAAGAGAGGGATCGGTCAGCATCAGCATATTCGCAAAGTTAAAGTGACACAGAGGAGCAACCACAAAGGGAGTTGTTTTCTGCAAtacaacacagtgaaataacaATAAACTGAGATGGAATATGTTTAAATCCATCTAAAATCCCAGCGCACTACTTCCAGGATAGTAAAACATCTGCTTCTTAGAACTCTGCCCAGTTACAGGGAAACAATGATCACAAACTTTGACCTCTGACACACGCTACAGCCCGAGGGAGATTGGTGCACAGGAAATTACAATTTGTGTAATATTATGTGAGCAGGCTTTTTGCTCCGAgatgacattaaaaacatgaagctGAGCCGTTACTCAGCATTCATACTGAATAATTTAGAATCATGCAGTCTGATATTTTAACGCCATTGTAACAACGAAAGCAACATTATTAcatgatatacagtatttgtataATTCTAAATAGGCTATGAAAAATAACAGTTCCCAATAGCAATTTAGTTAAATAGAAACAAGCATATAGTGACATTACTTTGAGTAAAACTATACAGCATTGAATTTCTATACATCTTAGCAGCACTTTGGTTAGAGGCTGACTTGGCATATGGACCTGCCCATCAATGTAATATAAATTATGCATGTTGCTACTGTATAATGAAGCAGCTTGTGACTCGGGAGTAAATATTTGTCCACTGACTGAACACTgttattcacatttacatttgataCATTTCTATCACAAGGAAATTGGCCACACATATTAAATCAGACTGTTCTAGTACAAAACACGAGAGTCAATGGCACTGACATTCATTACTCATTGCGTCTTATTCACATGTCTGAGTTTCCAAACTGACTGACAGTATAGGATCACGTGGGAGAATAAAATCCTCTGACTTTGTTTACAGTCTCTGTGCCCATTTTCTGTGCAGTTATTTACAGTCAAACCACCCACCAGAGAGAAAAACCTGCAGACGAGACCGAAACAAAAATAGAGGAGTGATAAGGCTGCCAGTTTTAACAACAGTATGTTGTCGTACAGCATACGAGCGTGCTCTTATGTTGttattttcacacaaaacaGGATTGTGGAAACTTGGCACAGGCCCTCTGCTGTAAACTATGTATATAATCCTGCGTCTCCAGGGAAAATTCACGTCACCCAGGGGGCCATTTGCAAGTGGGCGTTAGTGTGTGTTCCACCTGACCTCAGAGTCAATACGCTGAGCACAAACAGGCAAACAGgttgcattttcatttacagCACGGAGCAAACATTTGTATGAACTTCTGGTTATGTTTTAATGGATTTGTTTACAGCCAGAGAACCCCAACAGAGTGTCAAAGACAGATAAAGGAACAGTCCACCTTGCTTTGTCATCTTTAACAAGGGACATGTTCCACTGTGAACTCCTTGTTTACCATTTAATCATGTCCCTTGCTGATGTGACCTTACAAATGTTGGACGGAGTGGACTGTTATTAGCATTAAAGAGATGGTtgtctgtatgagtgtgtgtgagccctATCACCGTCCTCTCAGATGCTGGTCTGCAGGTCGCCGTTCAGCAGAGTACTTTGGGTATCCGTGGGGTCATTCATCATGCGAGACTTATCCTGCCTGCTGTCGCTGCGCTCAACCTCATCCAGCCCACCCACCTTCTTCAGACACAGAACATTCTGGAAACTCTTCTTGAAGTTCTCCGACAGGAAAGCGTAGAGGATAGGGTTGGCGCAGCTGTTGGCGTATCCTAGGACCACCACAAAGGCGAAGGTGCTCCTCAGGATGGGAGTGGTGCTGATGGTTCCCGTCACCGAGGTGACGTTGAAGACGTAGAAAGGCAGCCAGCAGAAGACAAACACCGCCACCACGATGGACACCATCCGAGTCACCTTCCTCTCTGAGCGCTTCCTCTTGGAGGAGCCCACGCGGATGCCTGAGGACTTCaccttgatgatgatgaacaagtAGCAAAGGCAGATGACCATGAGGGGCAGGAAGAAGCCCAGGATGAAGGTGTAGAACATGAACGCTGTGTAGTAGGCTTCTTGGGGTTCAGGCCACACAATGGTGCAGAAGCAGCCGTCGTGCTTCGTGATGATGCCGCTGTAGATAACGATGGGCAGGTTAACCATCAGTGACACCCCCCACACTGTTAAGTTAATAGTCTTGGCCATGCGAGGTTTGCGCCACTTTGTGGATTTAATGGGATGCACCACAGCCAGGTAGCGGTCGATGCTCATGACCATCAGGCAGAAGATGGATGTGAACTGATTCAGGGAGTCAAGGGTCATCACCACCCTGCAGAGCACAGGACCGAACGGCCAATGGACCAGCGCCAACTGGATGGCGATGAACGGCAGGCCCAGCATGAAGAGCACGTCAGCCACCGCCAGGTTGAGGATGTAGATGTTGGTGACCGTCTTCATCTTGGCGTAGCGCAGGATGACGTAGATGACGAGGGCGTTTCCACAAAGCCCCACGGTGCAAACCAGGAAGTACATGCAGGTGATGACCACCGTGCTGGTTCTGTTGAAGCTGTGGTCGGTGTAGTTCCCGTGGGAGTCGGACTCGTTGGCCTGCATGAAGCTGTCGTACATGAGGTGCTCCGACAAGTTCGGAGGGGACGATGGGAAGATCCAGGAGTCCATGATACCTCGCtgtctctcgctgtctctcacGTGGATTATGGCatctcacctgcacacacaaagactccAGTCAGTCACTGTGTAAAATAACTTTGAATTCATCATTGTAAGTGATTTTTACAACCCTGACAGTTATTGTCTGGTTGACAGAGCATAAAATAACCATTCCACTTGCTATGGACTTTGAGATTGATTTTCTATTttccagaggaagaaaaaggagatcCATagtcatcatcttcatcagatATTGAATGCGATCTTTCTTCCCTCTTCTATTCAGACCACTTGCTGATAGATGTTTGTCTGTTGAACCAACTGATCTGAATGTAACAAGTAGTTATCATTATTCCTTTTGCAAGCACGGTGTGCATGAATGACACCACACTATACAACATAAAATCATGTTTGGTGTTACAATATGTTGACTTGTGTCAttttgagaaagaaaatgttctttttataaTTGCCCTGAAGTCCAGCGATTTTATAGAGTAGGCATCTGATTCTTCTCTCTTGGAAACAGACCTGACTGATGGCGCGTGTAAAGCAAAGCATCTCAGGATCTCAGTGAGAGCAAACATTCCTTGTGCGTGTTTTTGGTCAGACAGTGCTACCGAGGGAAATCACTCTGCACATCCTACAGCCATAAGCTCTCTCTGGGGAAATGCTTGCCCTTCACATGTTGCTAAATGAGCAGCTAGAACGGGTTACACTGAATTCTCTGCTGACACAATTTTTCAATTTATTAGGGGGTGGGCACGGATGTAAATTAATCCCAGCCTAAGTAATTGAAATGAGTGGAATGACTGTACTGCCAATAGCCTTGCCACAGTCAGATTGAAGTGCTTGTCACTGCCAATGAACGGGAGGCAAACATGATCTGACAACTTAGTTAGGTGCCAATAACATAAGAGCTTTTATTATGCCAGTTTATCATTTTCAGCATGGCAGCGGCATAGGGTGGACACTGCCTGGAGTCTTGTTTTTGGTGAAACGGTGACAAAATGTTAGTAAAGGGGACGTTCGAGCCCAGTGAAAACACAGCCCATTTGTCTATTAATGTGAGTCGTCTGAGtcagatggatggacagaatATTGTGTAATGTAACAGTTGGAAACCCACTAGGGGAGAcatcttttgtttgtgttgcataaGATAAACAAGCATATGATAATCAAAGATTCCTACAGAAACAGACCATAATTCCCGCTGGAGAAGTAGATCTGCATCTTAGGTGATCAGTCCATGGAATCTATCACAACCCCTGATCACAGTTGCTATGAGTAATatattgtcttttgtttttttggtgaACAGTTGAACTGCTGTAACTGAGGCATTGTGCATACTGTGCAACAGGTACTGTGTCTGTAAGAGCCAGCACAGtcaaaagaaagtgaaaatgtgctttgCCATCAGAACAGCTggtaacattttaataaaacgtgggtttttttcttcttcttcactgctcAAGGGCATGAACTTTGTTTTGTTAGAGGGTAGGAGGTGGATATTCAGCTAAATAAATTATTACATGCTCGTAGTTAAACATGCAAATCCAGCTTATGGAAACTAATGTGAGAATGAGGGCAAGTCAGGGAATTTCAATTTGCAATGTTGGAAACTCTGCCAGCTGAGGATTTTGTGgtgtgaaatcacatttttttttttccaatacacATGCAAGAACGTCGTCATTTTACCAGTCAACACTACAACTACTGAGAAAGAACGAGACACTGCAGTAAATATGTGAACATGTGTCAGTAAACATGTCGAGCATGTGCACTCTGTTCAACTTAATTTGAATGGAATAATCACACGAAAATAATATTATCATCTTTGTACATCCACTGACATCTGTGACAATCGCTCAACTATAACTCAACAAAAGTGTCGCCTTACCTGCAGCTGGATTTAATCTCATCCTACATAGAATACAGCACTTCAGTGCGGATGAgagtgttttagtgtttatgGCAGATTCTCCATCTTAATGTATTCCCCAAGTTTGTCTCACGGGCATCGAAGTGGAAAACCTCTCTGCAAcgtggattttctttttaacaatcCCATGACGCAGCCTGCCTCACATGCACGAGGAAAATCACCAAAAAAAggtaagtaaaataaaaaaaaaacgccgCTTGATTTGCTCTGATCGAAGCTCCGATGCGCTCTCACCGTGCCGCGCGCTGTGACCGTCTCCAGCTGGAgagcgcgcgtgtgtgtgtgaaaggacgCACGTTAAACGGCGTCGAGGAGGCGCTGAAGAGACTCACCTCTGCACTGGAGAGGATGTCCCCTGAGACACAGATATCCGGTACTGCGTGCAGATGGAGCTCAGCATTAACAAATCCTACATTTAGTGGCATCTTGAAAGAAGTGTTAGATCTTTAACTTAAGacaaagtagtaaaaaaaaaaacactgtaaaagttACAAAGTGCTGCACTGACAAAGGGGCTCATTATGCAGGATGAGCCATTTCAGATTATTGTTCATCGCTTTAATGCAGCAGCTGGTAAATCTGGAGCTAATTGTAATGTATTCagttatattattttatatattacttTACATACAGCTGGGCAGCATGTAAAGGCCTCCCATGAACCAATAAAGCCTGTCtgataaaataacagaaatcaTTTATTGATTATACTTTGTACTGTCAGACACAAGAAGTattaaacagcagaaaatagaaacactCCAATAAAGAACAAGTATCTCAAATTTATTCTTAAGTCCAGTGTATAAGTAAATGTACTACTGCATCTTGATGAGAGTAATTGGCGAATGAAATTCAGCACCGGTTGAACATCTTGATAGTAGTGAAAATGAGGTGGATATCAAGACTTTAGAATATGTCATTTTAAACAGTAAATATCATGAAAACAGAGAAGTGGTTCTTGGTTCTCACCAGTTCTCACCAGAGGGTCAGTGGTAATGGCTGAATAAAACTCTCCCTGTGTTGTGAAACCCAGGCGAGGCTCTCAAGAGTTATTTCTGCAGGAGCATGTGGACTTTCAGAACGCATCAACCTTCAAAACAAAGACCAGTTGGTCAAACGCACCAAAGCAAGCGCTGCTTTTACGCACGCCTGAGTCTATTTATTGCGCAATGGACCACGTGTGCCACCAGCGGCGCAGAGACTATATTGCAAACACAGGCCTCAACATCCTCTTCAGTTCAGCTTCCAGCCATCAGAGGCAGCACTGAGCCCAAAGATTCAGTGCAGCGCTGACATTACGCGCCGTGGAAGTCCCACAGACAAGTTTTGTGGTAAGTGATTGTTTCATCAAACATATACAGGTGTGAAATAAGTATCTGTGCAGGGACGCAGGACTCGAGTTGTGATGGTTGCAGTTTGCTCTTCCCACATCATACCTTCTCCTGGTTTTCTCCTAACAGCTGATTATGATGAACCCAAATCCAGTTTCCAAAACTCTGGAGGccatgttaatgtttttcaaaatcaatcaatcaaaagttTCTGGATGTTTGTAGATGTTTGAAGTTTGTAAATGAGTGGCTGGTGACGGCTAAGAGAAAGTTGTGATGCAGATTGTCGTTTCTCTCTCATGCCAAGTTGcacttactttgtgtttgagcaGTAGTTGTTCGATAGGAGGTTCTTGTTTGtagtgatttctttttttttaatggcacaACAAACTGCTGAGctttttgtgtctgtcagtcGCATTCTTAAAACTGTGACAGCATCTTTCAGCTAAGTGCTGCTCTTTTgggaaaaagataaaaaccaaATAGAAGGCTGCCagcaagagacagacaggagaattAGTTTTTATAAAGACGTTCAATCTTTGACTTGCAGTGTTCTAAGGACTCAACACGACAGGTATCATCCTCTGTAACCTAAAATGGTGGCTTCACCTCCTGGACCACTTGTAGCTTCACATATGTGTTTGGTGTTGGTTTATTTCTTCGGCATTTTCAACCCGTGACCACagattttccatttttcagtGTGAAGATGACCGCGTGATGTGCCGGCCTGCTTCTCCATGAGCGCTTCTGCTCAGTTTTCTTTGACCCACAACGTCTCAGATCACATCAGCCGccgtgactttttttttttttttttttttatatgtcaTCTGATGTCTAAATGTCAGATCGTTCAAGCTGAAAGTCTCATGCAGCTACAAGGAACCTGCTGTTTGGCTGTCACTGCAAACTCAAAAGTCAAAAGATTCTTCACGCAGCTCATCATCTCAGTGGGGGTGCTGATGTCACCAAATTTGGAAGCAAAGTTAGTTTTCAGTGCCTCCAAGAAGCCTCCGTTACCCCGCAGGTGAGGAGCGGGTCACCTAATCTAAATCGGCAGGCGGAGCGGTCAGCTTCTTCTGAGGTGCGTGAAGTCTTTTGACACACAGCGCCTGTTTTATCCCTGACCTGCAGACCCCCGTTAAGTTGATTCAAGTGACTGAATGTGCCGCACAACTTATTTCTCTTACCTGATTAAAAGAGGACGCTGATATTGTACGTATGCATGCTTGTTACTTTGTCTCTGAAACCCACTCGAGCCAACTAAACACTGCGCGGTTCCACATCATGATTcaatgagaggaggaaaattaGAACGTCTGAACTGTGAAAGGTGGTTTCTCTCACCTTCTGTGTGGATGCTTTGTTTTGACGTGAACCCTGCTTGGTGCAGGCAAAAAGGTTACAGCGGCAATTAAACTTATTAAGAAGGGAAACGACGAGGAGCAATCAATGACCCAttaacttgatttttttttttttttttttgaatacaAAATAGGTAACCTAAAGCGGTTGACATTTTAACGAgagatgtgttttcatttactcCCTTGGGCAGTTGAACATAAAAAAAGGCTTGTTAATAACACAAACCTAAAGGACCCTTAAGGTGCGAACATTGTTAATCAGTATTCGTTCGGAGTGAAACAAGGATGCCAATACATATTGCTATTGAGGGATGTCTGGAGTGAAATCTTGATGGTTCCCTGGGTTGATTAGTTCTTTGTTAACTGATAGTGGTGATATAATGCAGGAGAGAGCTTGAAGCTCAGGTCTTTATTTGCTCTCTAATTACTGAAACATGACCAAGCACCTTCCAGTTTCAGGGCCTGAATTGAAAGCATTGATTATACATCCTGCTCGGGTAAATTGACACACAACAGTTAGCGGCCTGAGGCAGCTGGAAAATACTTGTGAAATACGATTGTAtgcttttgccattttttttttttcaacgaTTCTACTATGAGATAAACAAATCAGCCAAGTGTTCAGAAAGGTATTGCTGCAATATCTTAGCACGGAATAAATGAATTACTTTCGTCATTGGCTGCAAGCACACTGTCTCATTTTCTGATCTATCAAGAGAGAAGTAAGACTTGTGTGTTGCTGGATTTTGAATTGATGGATCCAAGGCACATATCTGTCTTGGTGTTTTATCAGAGAGGTGCTGCACATTTCATTATGTCTGTTTTCATGCTGCCATTGATGTAGTGGTCGTCCTTCATGTTTTTCTCAAGTGCCTGTTAGTCAGTGCTCCTTCCATCCACTTGATGTGATGTTACTGTGGAGTGAGTCGGTTTATTTTGTCTGTCCAATTTATTGTCGTAACActcgccttttttttttttaaagccacatGTTCATCAGAATGGCCATTGTCCCATTTCTCCTTTCATCTGTTCTTATCAGGGTGTCGCCTCGCTGAGCTCCTGACGTTGTGACAATTCCCTGTTTGACAACTAAAGGTTGTTATGGATTTAATTcaattctctttttctcatccaTTGTGTTGAGTTATTGTTTATCCTTCTGACAAGTGATCCCTAACAGTTGCgtcaaaatggaaaatgattACATGTGTAGCTGCCTAAAAGCAGAAATAGAgctaataataatgtaaatgattattataatgAGGTGTTCTGATGTATGAAGAAAGTGGTGTGGGGCTGTATCTAatgattatattcattcattgatCTGCTGATTATTCTCTCCATTAATTGgttcataaaatgtcagaaaataatgaaagatCTACAATAAATCTTCCATTTATGAAGGTTTTAATGTCCAGTTTTTACTGAAACTGAAGGAAGGATTTATTGTTGTAACAGactgcatttgttttagttcgttgtacctaataaactggcaactaaGTGTACTTTGCACACTGGTGTAGAAAATGATAACTTATCCAAGTTTCTCAAGCACGTCTTATAAGCCAATCAGAAACAAGTTGGCCAAAATAATCAAATTGAGCTACTCTTTCATTGTGactcagaaaaaagaaaagaaatcagtgTGCTCCATGTGTACTCTTTACACACAGCTGTTTATTTAGATAAAAGGAGTCTGGCTGCTGCGATAACGCCTGCTGAGGCTAACTCTAGCTCCTAGGAGACACTGTTGTGGTGATTCTGGAAGATGCCGATCGGTCctctgttgatgttttttcagAGGCTCTGTTCCAAAAGCGAGCGCTGCGAGAGGCAGAAATGTGCCTCATGCTAAATgaatttgattttcatttctctgtttttgcaACATGTCCCTGAATCACTCTCCCAGCACACCTCTTTCCTGATGTCACTAaaacagattcttttttttgccttctcAGTCTTGGATTCTGACGTAAACTactctgtttttttatataaatgatCACAAACCTTCCATAAATATCAGTTCCTGGACGCTCATGATGCATTGCAGTATTACACACAGTGTTGTTCTTAATTATCCGGCTAATTTGAGATGCTTCTTGTTGTGTCTGTCATGGTTTAGTGGCTCATAATAGATATTGTGTATCACTAAAGATGTGTATATTGTGAGTTTTTCTATCACCATTCTTGTTTCCATGTGTAACCATTTTGCTGACATGACTCTGAAAATTCATTGTTGACCTTGGAAGTTTGAGAAAAACTGATCTTAagctcttcttttctttttcttctcttttttttccctccatgacaactgagcaaagcTCTCTGATGACTGTGTGAGATGCGGGTGAATGCTCTGGAAAAAGCTGGTACGAGGACCTTTGCTGAAAATGTCTTTCTGCTTTGTAGTTTtgattttgactttgttttcaAAGATTCGTGTGGCTGTTATTTTGCCCACCCCTGTAGATGTGATGTTTGGGGTGATTCCTGAAGGAGACGCACTTCAAATTAAAAGGTGCTCATCTGTGAACGTTAGTTCGGGCTCGTCCTTAAGCTCTGCTGAACCACAGGAATGGTGCTGTTCATCTCTTTAGCGGGTAGAGACATAAAACTGCAGTTGATAACCAAACTTAGACCAAAACGGTCTGAGTCTGTGTTCTCAACTGAGCCAAAACATCTGAACGATGATGAGGAATCAGTTCGGAGTCTAAATAGAGAATATAAATACCAACTAATTCCACATTTCCCACAACAGATGTACTAGTGACATTTGGCAAATCCGCATATGAAATCACTCATTTATTTGTATGGCTGTACTGCTTCAACTGAAATTGGATTATGAATGAATTTGTGGGTAAAGTTGAGGACATACTGGAGTCTTGGCACAACTTATGCCTCTGTGCATTCTGTGTTGTCAAAACTGCTAAATGGTTAATTAGCAATATTGACGTTGCCTGTGGTGTTCTGGATGAAATCAAACTCCGACAGGTTTTATGTAATTTTCCAGATATAGCATTCTGTATATGTCTGTGCAGCACATGTAAGGTGCACCGGTGCAGGTTTTAgtc
This genomic window from Pempheris klunzingeri isolate RE-2024b chromosome 17, fPemKlu1.hap1, whole genome shotgun sequence contains:
- the LOC139216677 gene encoding somatostatin receptor type 2-like translates to MDSWIFPSSPPNLSEHLMYDSFMQANESDSHGNYTDHSFNRTSTVVITCMYFLVCTVGLCGNALVIYVILRYAKMKTVTNIYILNLAVADVLFMLGLPFIAIQLALVHWPFGPVLCRVVMTLDSLNQFTSIFCLMVMSIDRYLAVVHPIKSTKWRKPRMAKTINLTVWGVSLMVNLPIVIYSGIITKHDGCFCTIVWPEPQEAYYTAFMFYTFILGFFLPLMVICLCYLFIIIKVKSSGIRVGSSKRKRSERKVTRMVSIVVAVFVFCWLPFYVFNVTSVTGTISTTPILRSTFAFVVVLGYANSCANPILYAFLSENFKKSFQNVLCLKKVGGLDEVERSDSRQDKSRMMNDPTDTQSTLLNGDLQTSI